One Salarias fasciatus chromosome 9, fSalaFa1.1, whole genome shotgun sequence DNA segment encodes these proteins:
- the LOC115394103 gene encoding zinc finger protein 45-like isoform X4 codes for MVTDGKILCGTCGKSFSRQSKMMVHMRSHTGEKPYSCEICGKSFSGQSTLKVHMRIHTGEKPYSCEICGKSFSGQSDLKVHMRIHTGEKPYSCETCGKGFSQRSHFLVHKTTHTGEKPHSCETCGKSFSQPSRLLDHKRTHTGEKPHSCETCGKGFSGQTSLKVHMRIHTGEKAHSCETCGKSFSKHRHLLDHMRSHTGEKPYSCGTCGKSFSRQSYLKVHKRIHTGEKPYSCETCGKGFSQRSHFLVHKTTHTGEKPHSCETRGKGFSGQTSLKVHMRIHAGEKPHSCETLQKF; via the exons ATGGTCACTGATGGGAAGATACTTTGTggaacatgtggcaaaagtttcagtcgacagagtAAGATGATGGTCCACATGAGAAGtcatacaggtgagaagccatattcttgtgaaatatgtggcaaaagtttcagtggACAGAGTACtttgaaggttcacatgagaattcacacaggtgagaagccttattcctgtgaaatatgtggcaaaagtttcagtggACAGAGTGatttgaaggttcacatgagaattcacacaggtgagaagccttattcttgtgaaacatgcggcAAAGGTTTCAGTCAACGGAGTCATTTCTTGGTCCACAAAacaactcacacaggtgagaagcctcattcgtgtgaaacatgtggcaaaagtttcagtcaaccaAGTCGTTTGTTGgaccacaagagaactcacacaggtgagaagcctcattcttgtgaaacatgtggtaAAGGTTTCAGTGGACAGACTTCtttgaaggttcacatgagaattcatacaggtgagaaggctcattcttgtgaaacgtgtggcaaaagtttcagtaaaCACCGTCATTTGTTGGACCAcatgagaagtcacacaggtgagaagccttattcttgtggaacatgtggcaaaagtttcagtcggcAGAGTTATTTGAAG GTTcacaagagaattcacacaggcgagaagccttattcttgtgaaacatgtggcaaaggTTTCAGTCAACGGAGTCATTTCTTGGTCCACAAAacaactcacacaggtgagaagcctcattcttgtgaaacacgTGGTAAAGGTTTCAGTGGACAGACTTCtttgaaggttcacatgagaattcatgcaggtgagaagcctcattcttgtgaaacgttgCAAAAGTTTTAG